The following nucleotide sequence is from Burkholderia gladioli.
CCGAGGCGCTCGACCCGCGCCTCGAGATCGCCTTCGTGCGCGGGCCGCTGACGCTGGGCCCGGATCAATACGCGTGGTTCCACGTGCGCTTCGGGCCGAACGGCCCGTCGATCGACGCGGCCCAGGCCGAGGCGAGCCGGCAGCAGTTGATCGGCCTGGGCCGCGCGCTGCGCCAGGCCGACGGCGCGGCGCCGCTGCCGACGCTGATCGGCGGCTTCAGCCAGGGCGGCATCATGAGCGCGAGCGTCGGCCTGAGCGCGCCGGACGCGGTGCGCGGCTTCGCGATCCTGAGCGGGCGGATCCTGCCGGAGATCGCCGAGCACCTGGCGCCGCGCGAGGCGCTGGCGGGGCTCGACGCCTTCATCGCCCACGGCGAATACGACGACAAGCTGCCGGTATCGTGGGCGGAGCGCGCCGATGCGATGCTCGACGAGCTGGGCGTGCCGCATCGCGTGCATCGCTACCCGGTCGGCCATCAGCTCAGCGAGGCGATCGTCGACGATTTCGCGGCCTGGGTGGCGCAGCGCGGCGCGGCGGCCTGAGCGCCGCCGCCGATCGTCCCGGGCGGGCACGAGACGTCGCCGTTCGCGGCGGCGCGCCATAATCGCGCTTTTCCGATGCGGAGACGTCGCGAATGAAACTGTCCGAACAATGGGTGCTCGTCACCGGTGGCGCGCGCGGGCTCGGCGCCTCGATCTCCCGGGCGCTGGCGCGCGAGGGCGCGTCGGTGATCGTCAACTACCTGCATAGCGAATCGGCCGCGAATGCGCTGGTGGCCGAGCTCGGCCCGCAAGCGATCGCGCTGCGCGCCGATGTCACCGATGCGGGCGAGGTGGGCCGGATGTTCGAGGCGGCCCGGGCGCGCACCGGCCAGCCGGTGGCGTCGGTGATCAACAACGCGCTGGCCAGCTTCCGCTTCGACGGCGATGCGCGGCCGACGCTCGAGCAGCTTTCCTGGCAGCGCATGCAGCAGCAACTGGAGAGCGCGGTCAAGGGCGCGCTGAACACCATGCAGGCCGCCGTGCCCGGCATGCGCGAGCGAGGCTTCGGCCGCATCGTCAATGTCGGCACCAACCTGTTCCAGAACCCGGTGGTGCCCTATCACGACTACACGGCCTCGAAGGCCGCGCTGCTGTCGCTGACGCGCACGGCATCCAACGACCTGGGCCCGCACGGCATCACCGTCAACATGGTGTCGGGCGGCCTGCTGCGCACCACGGACGCGAGCCGCGCCACGCCCGAGACGGTGTTCGACATGATCGCCGGCTTCACGCCGCTGCGCCGCGTGACCACGCCCGAGGAATTCGCCGACGCGGTGCTGTTCTTCCTCTCGCCCTGGGCGCGTGCCGTGACGGGGCAGAACCTGATCGTCGACGGCGGGCTGGTGAAGGGCTGAGGCCCGCTTGCCGCGTATGCGCCGGGTCGGTGGCGCATACGCGGGCGGCTCGGCCTGGTCGAGCCGAGCGCGCGATCAGGACACCAGCAGGTCGAACTGCTCCCAGCCGCCGACCTGGGTGGCGGTGGCGATCAACTGGCCCTGGCCCGAGTTGGTGGCGCTCACGTACTTGCCGTTGGCATGCGCGCGCAGGGCCACCGCCGCGCCCGTGAAGGGCTGCACGATCAGGTCGAAGGTCTCCCAGGGGCCGACCGCGCTGCGGTTGGCGATCAGCGGCGCGGCGCCGGCATTGTCGGCCGTCACGTACAGGCCGTTGGCATGCGAGCGCAACGCCACCGCGCCGTTGCCGGCATTCACCAGGTCGAACTGCTCCCATTGGCCGACCGCCTGGCGGTTGGCGATCAGCGCCTGCGCGCCGGCGTTCTCGGCCGTCACATACAGGTTGTTGGTGCGCGAGCGCAGGCTGACCACGGTCGCGAGACCGACTGTGCTGTTCAGCACCGGCGCGGTCGGGCGCACCTGGGTCAGGCCGAGCGAGCCCTTCAGCATGCGGCCGCCGTCGCGCGTCAGACGCATGTAGTAGTCGGACGAGCAGGGCGTGCCGTCCTCGTCCAGGCTCAGGAAGCCCGAGCCGGCGGGCACGTCCTGCTGAGTGGCGGCGGTGTTGAGGATCTGGTTGCCCTCGTTGTACTCGTCGAACATCGAGATGTAGAGGCCCGCCACGCCGAGGTTCACCAGGTTGTAGAGCTGCCGCCACATGTAGTTGCCGTGCGCGCGCTGGCGGATCGACAGGTCGCCCGGCATCACGCAGGGCTGGTAGTCGATGCCGTGCGCGTCGCAGTCGGCCTTGTCGGCGGCCGCCACTTCCACCGCGAAGGCATTGGCCTCGGCGATCGAGCCGATCGCGCCGATCATCCACGGCGAGATCATGTCGAACTGGTGGAACACGTCGAGGAAGTTCGGCCGCACCGAATCGCCGGTGCGCCAGCGGGTCGGCACGCCGCCGATCACGTAGCAGCCCTGGGCCTTGAACCACTGGATCACGTCGGCGCAGGCGGCGGCGTCGAACGGGTGGTTCACGTCGTCGAAGCCGAAGCCCCAGATGCAGACCACCGGCTTGCCGTTCTGGCGCGCATAGGCCGGCGAGGCGATGTACTGCGACATCTTCGAGGTCCAGTCCTGCTTGATCTGGGTCTGCATGGCGGTCCAGCCGGACACGTCGTACATGATGTAGAACTTGCGGCCGTAGGTTTCGGCGGCCTGCCGCACATGCGCGGCCGCCACGTCGCGCGTGGCGCCCTCGCCCGAGAACGGGTTGAAGCGCTGCAGCGCGACCGTGTCGATCTCGTTGGCCTGCATCCAGCTGAACTGCCGGTTCACCGTGTCGAGGTCGTATTGCGAGAACAGCGTGGCCGGCGCGCCGCTGTTGAGCGGGCTGAAGGCGCTCTGGTAGCCGTGCGCGTAGCCGCGCATGTCGGGCCAGGCCTTGATCGCGTTGTTGCTCGGCGAGGGCGCTTGCGACCAGTTGCCGGCCCAGTGCCACCAGCCGTTGATCGGCGCGCCGTCGCCGATCGCCGCGAACCAGCCCTGGTAGCCGACCGTCACCTTGCCGACCACGTCGCCGGCGCCGCTGACGGCCGCGCGCTGCGTGGCGGCCAGCGCGCGCGTCAGGCCGCGCGCATCGAGCGCGCCGACGGCCGCTGCCGCAACGCCGGTTTTGAGAATCGAACGACGTGTGATGCCCATGAGATTCCTCGAGAAGTAGGGGGTGTGGCTGGCGGGGCCCGGCCGGCATGCTTGCATGCGCAACCGGTGGCGGGGATTGCATCATCGCGAGGGGCGATCGGTCTGCCGGACTGCCGAATCCCGGGC
It contains:
- a CDS encoding alpha/beta hydrolase encodes the protein MTSSLTQVPGSPLVFRPRPAAGVPLARLLLLHGVGGNETNLLAVAEALDPRLEIAFVRGPLTLGPDQYAWFHVRFGPNGPSIDAAQAEASRQQLIGLGRALRQADGAAPLPTLIGGFSQGGIMSASVGLSAPDAVRGFAILSGRILPEIAEHLAPREALAGLDAFIAHGEYDDKLPVSWAERADAMLDELGVPHRVHRYPVGHQLSEAIVDDFAAWVAQRGAAA
- a CDS encoding 3-oxoacyl-ACP reductase; this translates as MKLSEQWVLVTGGARGLGASISRALAREGASVIVNYLHSESAANALVAELGPQAIALRADVTDAGEVGRMFEAARARTGQPVASVINNALASFRFDGDARPTLEQLSWQRMQQQLESAVKGALNTMQAAVPGMRERGFGRIVNVGTNLFQNPVVPYHDYTASKAALLSLTRTASNDLGPHGITVNMVSGGLLRTTDASRATPETVFDMIAGFTPLRRVTTPEEFADAVLFFLSPWARAVTGQNLIVDGGLVKG
- a CDS encoding lectin produces the protein MGITRRSILKTGVAAAAVGALDARGLTRALAATQRAAVSGAGDVVGKVTVGYQGWFAAIGDGAPINGWWHWAGNWSQAPSPSNNAIKAWPDMRGYAHGYQSAFSPLNSGAPATLFSQYDLDTVNRQFSWMQANEIDTVALQRFNPFSGEGATRDVAAAHVRQAAETYGRKFYIMYDVSGWTAMQTQIKQDWTSKMSQYIASPAYARQNGKPVVCIWGFGFDDVNHPFDAAACADVIQWFKAQGCYVIGGVPTRWRTGDSVRPNFLDVFHQFDMISPWMIGAIGSIAEANAFAVEVAAADKADCDAHGIDYQPCVMPGDLSIRQRAHGNYMWRQLYNLVNLGVAGLYISMFDEYNEGNQILNTAATQQDVPAGSGFLSLDEDGTPCSSDYYMRLTRDGGRMLKGSLGLTQVRPTAPVLNSTVGLATVVSLRSRTNNLYVTAENAGAQALIANRQAVGQWEQFDLVNAGNGAVALRSHANGLYVTADNAGAAPLIANRSAVGPWETFDLIVQPFTGAAVALRAHANGKYVSATNSGQGQLIATATQVGGWEQFDLLVS